CGGCGCGCGCCGCCACCGGCGAGCACGATCACGTCGTACGCCGCACCGTGCGCCGCCGGCCCGTCCGCCGCCCGTCCGTCCGTCCGATCGCCCGCCGCGGATGTGGTCACGGGGTCGAGTGTGACACCAGCACGCGGCAGACTGGCGGGGTGCGCATCGCCCTGCTGCAGTTCTCCGCCACGCTGGACAAGGAACGCAACCTCGCCGAGATCGGGCGCCTCGCCAGGTCCGTCTCCGGCGACCGCGCCGCCGAACGGCCCGCCGTCGTGGTGTGTCCCGAGGCGAGCATGTGCGACTTCGGCCCGGCCGACACCGTGCTCGCGGAGTACGCCGAGCCGCTGGACGGCCCGTTCGTACGAGGTCTCGCCGACCTCGCCGCCGAGCTCGGCGCGGTCATCGTGGCGGGCATGTTCGAGCGCGTCGCCGACGACCCGGGCCGGGCGTACAACACGCTCGTGGTCGTACGGCCGGACGGTTCGCTCGCCGCGACCTACCGCAAGATCCACCTGTACGACGCGTTCGGCTACCGCGAGTCCGACCGGCTGGTGGCCGGTGAGCCGGAGCCGGTCACCGTCCCCGTCGGCGACCACCGGCTCGGCCTGCTCACCTGTTACGACCTTCGGTTCCCGGAGTTCGCGAGGGCGCTGGTCGACGCCGGGGCGGACGTCCTGGTGGTGCCGGCCGCCTGGATGCACGGCCCGCTGAAGGAGGACCACTGGGTCACGCTGGCGCGGGCCCGGGCGATCGAGAACACGAGCTATGTCGCCGCCTCCGGGCAGTGTGGTCCGGCGTACTCCGGGCACAGCATGCTGGTCGATCCGATGGGTGTCGTGGTGACGTCCCTGGGCGAGCAGGTGGGTGTGGCGGCCGGCGACGTCGACGCCGAACGCCTGGCGCAGGCGCGCACGCGCAACCCCACGCTGCGGCACCGCAAGTTCACTGTCAGTCCGCAGAAGTGAACCGCGAGTGACGGAATCCTTGCCAAACATCCCGAAAGTCAATGTCTGAGGTAAAAATGGGCTCCCGGCACGCCTGATCCACTTCGTCACCTCTAAGGTCTGTGCTGGCAAAAAGCTGATCAAGGTCAGGACAGGCTGGGGGGCTCGTCTCCTAAAGGGGTGTGCGACAGATGGCCGTGACGAGCGTGAGTCGTCGGCTACGAGTGCTCGGAGTGCCGGTCGACGCCGTCGACATGCAGGGCACGTTGAACTGGGTCGAGGAGCGGGTCGCCAGCCGCGAGAGCGGCACCCACCTGTGCGTCAACGCGGCGAACGTCGTGCGCGCGCACGACGACCCCGACTACCTCGCCGTCCTCGAGCGCGGTGACCTGATCGGATCGGACGGCCAGCCGTTCGTCTGGGCCGCCCGCGCCCTCGGCCAGCCGCTGCCGGAGCGGGTCGCCGGGATCGACCTGATGGAGCAGGTGCTCGACCGCTCCCGGGAGACCGGTTGGCGGGTCTACCTGCTCGGCGGCCGCGACGAGGTGGTCCGCCGGCTGGCCGGTCAGCTCAGTGCCCGGGGCGTGCGCATCGTCGGTCACCGCGACGGCTACTTCGGCCCCGACGACGCCACCCGCGTGTGGGACGAGGTGCGGTCGGCCGACCCGGACGTGGTTTTCGTCGGGATGCCGACCCCCTCCAAGGAGCACTTCATCATCGAGGGCGCCCACCAGGCCCGGGTGCCGGTGTGCATCGGCGTGGGCGGCAGCTTCGACGTGCTGGCCGGCGACCTGCGCCGGGCGCCGGCGTACATGCAGCGGCTGGGACTGGAGTGGTTGTTCCGGCTGCTGCAGGAGCCCCGCCGGCTGTTCACGCGGTACGCCGTGACCAACACGAGGTTCCTCGCCCTGGTCCTGCGGGCGATGGTGCGCCGGACCCGGACCGCGCGCGGCTGATCGTTTCGGACTGATCGTCACCGGCTGATCCTTTCGAGCTGATCGTCACGGGCGAGGGCCTCGCGGACGGATAACGGGTGGGCCGTCCGCGAGACACCCCATACGATTGGCCCACGTGTCATCAACCTGCGAATCCGCCGGCTCGTCGGCTCCCTCCCCGTCACCGGTGGCGCCCGTCGGCAGCGCCGCGGAGTCCGCGGCCCGGTCCACTGCACAGTCCGTTGCTCAGTCCGTTGCTCAGCCCGCCGTGGAGTCCGGCCACACCCGTGCCTACGCCGGCGGCGCGCTGGTGACGCTGGCCGAGGAGCGGCCACCCGCGCAGCCGGCCGTCCCGGCACAGTCGGCCCCGGCCCGCGGCGGCTGGCCCGCCTGGCTGCTCCTCGCCGCCGTCGTCCTCCTCGCCTTCAACCTCCGCCCCGCCGTCTCCGGCCTCGGTGCGGTCCTGGACGAGCTGAGCGCGGACCTCGGCGTCTCCGCCGTCGTGGCCGGCGTCCTGACCACGCTGCCGGTGCTGAGCTTCGCCGCGTTCGGTGCGATGGCGCCCGGCTGGTCGCGCCGGTTCGGTTCCCGGCGGGTGCTGGCCGCCGCGCTCGCCGCCGTGGTGGTAGGGCAGCTGGTACGCGTGCTCGTCCCGTCGGTGCCGGTGTTCCTGCTGGCCACGACGGTGGCGCTGGCCGGGATGGCGGCCGGGAACGTCCTCGTACCCGCGTTCGTCAAGGCGTACTTCCCGGGCCGGGTGGGCCTGGCCACCGCCGCGTACACCACGTCGATGGCCATCGGAACCACGGTGCCGGCCGCGCTGACCGTGCCGATCGCGCACGCGTTCGGCGGCTGGCGGTTCGGCCTCGGCTCCTGGGCGCTGGCCGGTGCGGTGGCGCTGCTGCCGTGGCTGGTGCTGGCCCGCCACCGGGGCGTGGTGGCACGGCCCGCCGGGCCGGGGAGCACGGCGACCCGGCACGAGTCGCTGTGGTCGGTCGGCCGCTCGCCGCTGGCCTGGTCGCTGGCGGGGTACTTCGGGTTGCAGTCGCTGCAGGCGTACGCCGCGTTCGGCTGGCTGCCGCAGATCTTCCGGGATGCCGGGGTGGACGCCGCGCACGCGGGGCTGCTGCTTGCGATCCTCCCGCTGGTGGGCGTACCCCTGTCCCTGCTCTTCCCGTCGCTGGCCGCCCGGCTGGCCGACCAGCGGCCGCTGGTGTGGGCGTGCGGCGCGGCGTACGTCGTCGGTTACGTCGGGCTGTTGCTCGCACCCGCCTCCGGGGCGGTCGCCTGGGCCGTCCTGCTCGGCCTGGGCGGAGGCGCGTTCCCGCTGACGCTGACGATGATCGGGCTGCGCTCGCGGTCCCACGACGTGACGGCGCGACTGTCCGGCTTCACCCAGAGCGTGGGCTACCTGATCGCGGCCTGCGGACCGCTGGCGATGGGCGCGTTGTTCGACGTGACCGGCGGGTGGACGGTGCCGATCGGGCTGCTGCTGGTGCTGGTGGTGCCGCAGGTGGCGACCGGCCTGATGGCTGCCCGGGCGAGGTACGTCGACGACGAGCTGGCCGCCGCGGACGCGACCGAGGCGACGGACGCGACGCACGCCGCGGACGCCGCGGGGAAGGTCGGCGGCTGACGGGTTCCGGCCGTCCGCGGTGGGTCCGCGCCCTGTCTCCCACAGTGATCGTTCGCCATACTTGGCCACACCAGTAAGCCGTGGCCGGGAGGCGACACCACCGTGACCGAGACCTCGGGGACGACCGACCCACGCATGTCCTCGCCGACCGACGCCGGGTTGTACGTCGGAACCGCCACTGCCGACATCACGCCCGCCGAGCCGGTTCCCCTTGCGGGGTTCGCGGTCCGGCTCGAACCCTGGGAGAAGGTGCGGGCGCCGCTGTCCGCGCAGGTGTTCGCGTTCGGCGACGCGGCCGGCGCCTGCACGGCGCTGCTGGTCTGCGCCGACCTGCTGTGGTGGGGGCCGGACACGGTGGCCGACCTGACCCGGCGGATCGATGCCGACCACGGCGTACCCGAGGGCAGCGTCGTGCTGCACGCCTCGCACACCCACTGCGCACCGCAACCGGGGCTGACGTTCTCGCCGCTCCTCGGCCGGGGCGACCCCGCCTACGTTGCCCACCTGACCGACGTCGTGCTCGCCGCGATCGGTGAGGCGCTCGCCGGAATGGAGCCGGTGTACGCCGAACGCGGCACCGGCACCTGCGGGTTCGGCGTCAACCGCAGGCGGGCCAACCCCGACGGCACCTACGGCGGCCCGGACCCCGACGGCCCGAACGACCCGGAGGTCGGCGTGCTCCGGCTGGCCCGCCCGGACGGCTCGACCAGGGCGCTGCTGGTCCACTACACCTGTCACCCCGTCGTCTCCGCCGACCCGCAGGTGTCACCGGACTACCCGGGCGCGATGCGGTCCGCACTGGAGCACACGGTCGGTGCGGGCGTCCCCATCGGCTTCCTGCAGGGCTGCTGCGGCGACATCAACCCGAACGTCGTACGGGACGGTGAGTTCCACCGCGGCGGCGACGAGGAGATCGAGTCGATCGGGCAGCAGTTGGCCGTCTCGGTCGGCGCGGTGCTCGACCGGCCGCTGCGGCGCCTTCCCCCGCTGCCGCCCGGCGGTGTCGCGGTGCGGACCCACAGCGTCAACCTGCCCTTGCAGCCGCCCTCGCGCGACGAACTGGCCCGCCGCCGGGAGACGCCCGGCATCGACGGCGACTGGGCGCGCCGGCTGCTCGCCGAGCCGGGCCGGCTGGTCGACCAGGTGCCGCTGCGGCTGACCCGGGTCGACCTCGCCGACGGCCTCACCCTGGTCGGCCTCGACGCGGAGGTGAGTGTGGCGTACGGGCAGCACGTGAAACGCCGCACGTCCGGCGCCGCGCTGCCGATCCCGTACACCAACGGAATGATCGGGTACGTCGTCACCGCCGCGCAGTTGCGGGAGGGCGGGTACGAGCCGGACCAGTCCTATCCGTACGTCTACCGCGCCGGCAGGTTCGCGCCCGCGGTGGAGGAGCACGTGCTGACCGCACTGGACGAGGTGCTCGGCGACCTGCCCGAGGCGGCCGAGGTGCCCGACCGGCCGAGCCCGTCCACGCAGATCGGAGACCAGCGATGACAGCGACCAGGCCGACGACCGACGCCGACCGGCCGGCCCTGCTCGGCGGCAGCCCCGTACGCACCAACGGCTTTCCAGCCTGGCCGCCGGCGAACGACGCGGCCGTGCGCGCGGTCACCGAGGTCGCGAAGGCCGGGGTCTGGTCGTCCGTCGACGGCCCGGTGAAGACGGAGTTCGAGCGGGCGTTCGCGGACCACCACGGCGCGCGGCACGGCCTGGCCGTCTGCAACGGGACGATCGCGCTGGAGATCGCGCTGAAGGCCCTCGGCATCGGCAGCGGCGACGAGGTGATCGTGCCCGGCTACACGTTCCTCGCCACCGCGACGGCGGTGCTCGGCGTGAACGCGCTGCCGGTGTTCGCCGACGTCGACCCGGAGTACGTCTGCCTGGACCCGGACGCGGTCGAGGCCGCGATCACCCCGCGGACGAAGGCGATCATCCCGGTGCACCTGGCCGGGCACCCGGCAGACCTGGACCGGCTCACCGACCTCGCTGTCAAGCACGGGTTGGCACTGATCGAGGACGCCGCGCACGCGCACGGGGCGCGCTGGCGGGGGCGGGGCGTCGGGTCGTTCGGCACCTTCGGCTGCTGGTCGTTCCAGGCCAGCAAGAACATGACCGCGGGCGAGGGCGGGATGGTGGTGACCAGCGACGACGAGCTCGCCGACCGCGCGTGGAGCTTCCACCACTGCGGGCGTTCGCGGGCCGGCGCGTGGTACGACCACGGAATCCTCGGTGGCAACTACCGGTTGACGGAGTTCCAGAGCGCGATCCTGCTGGCCCAGCTCGCCGACCTGGACGAGCAGGTGGCCCGCCGCGAACACAGCGCCCGCATTCTCGACGAGGGGCTGTCCCGGATCGACGGGCTCAGCCCGCTCGCCCGCGACCCGCGGTGCACGACGCACGGCTATCACCTCTACCAGTTCTTGTACGACCCGCAGGCGTTCGGCGGGCTGCCGCGCGAGCGCTTCACCGCCGCCCTGAACGCCGAGGGCATTCCGTGCAGCCCCGGTTACGGCGTACCGCTGGATCGGCAGGGCGTGTTCGCCCAGCGCCGCTTCGACCAGCGTGCGACCGGCTTCGACCCCGCCTACGCGGCGACCGACTACGGCCGGCTCGACCTGCCGGAGACCGAACGGTTCTGCGCCGACCTGGTGTGGATTCCGCAGCAGGTCCTCCTCGGCTCCGACGCCGACCAGGCCGATATCGTCACCGCGGCGGAGAAGCTGTCGGCAGCGGCCGGCACCCTGGTGGAGGCGACGTGACCGAACCCGCGGACGGACCCTCGGACGGACCCTCGGACGGACCCTCGGACGGCGCGCGGACACTCGACGCGACGGCCCGGGCCCGGGTCGCCATCGTCGGCACCGGCGAGATGGCCCGCCGGCATGTCGAGTCCTGGCATCGGCTCGGGGCCGAGGTCGTGGTGCATTCCCGTTCGGCCGAACGCGGCCGGGCGTTCGCGTCCGAGCACGGCGTGCGGTCGGTGACCGCGCCCGACGAGGTGCTGACCGCCGCCGACGTCATCGA
This Actinopolymorpha cephalotaxi DNA region includes the following protein-coding sequences:
- a CDS encoding WecB/TagA/CpsF family glycosyltransferase, whose protein sequence is MAVTSVSRRLRVLGVPVDAVDMQGTLNWVEERVASRESGTHLCVNAANVVRAHDDPDYLAVLERGDLIGSDGQPFVWAARALGQPLPERVAGIDLMEQVLDRSRETGWRVYLLGGRDEVVRRLAGQLSARGVRIVGHRDGYFGPDDATRVWDEVRSADPDVVFVGMPTPSKEHFIIEGAHQARVPVCIGVGGSFDVLAGDLRRAPAYMQRLGLEWLFRLLQEPRRLFTRYAVTNTRFLALVLRAMVRRTRTARG
- a CDS encoding CynX/NimT family MFS transporter: MESGHTRAYAGGALVTLAEERPPAQPAVPAQSAPARGGWPAWLLLAAVVLLAFNLRPAVSGLGAVLDELSADLGVSAVVAGVLTTLPVLSFAAFGAMAPGWSRRFGSRRVLAAALAAVVVGQLVRVLVPSVPVFLLATTVALAGMAAGNVLVPAFVKAYFPGRVGLATAAYTTSMAIGTTVPAALTVPIAHAFGGWRFGLGSWALAGAVALLPWLVLARHRGVVARPAGPGSTATRHESLWSVGRSPLAWSLAGYFGLQSLQAYAAFGWLPQIFRDAGVDAAHAGLLLAILPLVGVPLSLLFPSLAARLADQRPLVWACGAAYVVGYVGLLLAPASGAVAWAVLLGLGGGAFPLTLTMIGLRSRSHDVTARLSGFTQSVGYLIAACGPLAMGALFDVTGGWTVPIGLLLVLVVPQVATGLMAARARYVDDELAAADATEATDATHAADAAGKVGG
- a CDS encoding DegT/DnrJ/EryC1/StrS family aminotransferase: MTATRPTTDADRPALLGGSPVRTNGFPAWPPANDAAVRAVTEVAKAGVWSSVDGPVKTEFERAFADHHGARHGLAVCNGTIALEIALKALGIGSGDEVIVPGYTFLATATAVLGVNALPVFADVDPEYVCLDPDAVEAAITPRTKAIIPVHLAGHPADLDRLTDLAVKHGLALIEDAAHAHGARWRGRGVGSFGTFGCWSFQASKNMTAGEGGMVVTSDDELADRAWSFHHCGRSRAGAWYDHGILGGNYRLTEFQSAILLAQLADLDEQVARREHSARILDEGLSRIDGLSPLARDPRCTTHGYHLYQFLYDPQAFGGLPRERFTAALNAEGIPCSPGYGVPLDRQGVFAQRRFDQRATGFDPAYAATDYGRLDLPETERFCADLVWIPQQVLLGSDADQADIVTAAEKLSAAAGTLVEAT
- a CDS encoding carbon-nitrogen hydrolase family protein, encoding MRIALLQFSATLDKERNLAEIGRLARSVSGDRAAERPAVVVCPEASMCDFGPADTVLAEYAEPLDGPFVRGLADLAAELGAVIVAGMFERVADDPGRAYNTLVVVRPDGSLAATYRKIHLYDAFGYRESDRLVAGEPEPVTVPVGDHRLGLLTCYDLRFPEFARALVDAGADVLVVPAAWMHGPLKEDHWVTLARARAIENTSYVAASGQCGPAYSGHSMLVDPMGVVVTSLGEQVGVAAGDVDAERLAQARTRNPTLRHRKFTVSPQK